From a region of the Mercurialis annua linkage group LG1-X, ddMerAnnu1.2, whole genome shotgun sequence genome:
- the LOC126665033 gene encoding uncharacterized protein LOC126665033 — protein MASTLLLVIVFVFDLIAFGLAVAAEQRRNTAAVQKQGDYNYCQYDSDIATGLGVGAFLLLLASQLLIMIASRCLCCGKAMRPSGSRTWAIVLFITCWLFFLIAEICLLAGSVQNAYHTKYYLARFAPNCRELRKGVFAAGAAFVVFTGILSEIYYVSYSRANHGQGSYGRDTGVGMGHL, from the exons atggcATCAACACTGTTACTAGTGATTGTGTTTGTGTTTGATCTGATTGCTTTTGGTCTTGCTGTTGCTGCTGAGCAGAGACGAAATAct GCTGCTGTCCAGAAACAAGGAGATTATAACTACTGTCAATATGACTCGGATATTGCAACCGGATTAGGTGTGGGGGCTTTTCTGTTACTTTTGGCCAGTCAGCTACTAATAATGATAGCAAGTAGATGCTTGTGCTGTGGAAAGGCGATGAGACCTAGTGGATCTAGGACGTGGGCGATTGTTCTTTTCATCACTTGCTG GCTATTTTTTCTCATTGCTGAGATCTGCTTGTTAGCTGGTTCTGTTCAAAATGCATACCACACCAAGTACTACCTGGCTCGATTTGCTCCAAATTGTCGAGAACTAAGAAAGGGAGTTTTTGCGGCTGGAGCTGCATTTGTTGTCTTTACGGGCATTTTATCTGAGATTTACTATGTAAGCTATTCCAGGGCAAATCATGGTCAGGGTTCCTACGGCAGAGATACTGGTGTTGGGATGGGCCACCTGTAG